The window GACGGAAGATACCTTCCTGGAGGAGGTGCTACAGAGGCCGAGCTTGCAATGAAGCTCAGATCATACTCCAACAGCGTAGGCGGAAGGGAACAGCTATCCATAGAAGCCTTCGCCAAGGCCCTGGAAATCATCCCCAGAACACTGGCTGAAAACGCAGGAATGGATCCAATAAACACCCTTATATCACTGAAATCAGAGCACGAAAAGGGGAACAAAAACTACGGTGTTGACATGGAAGCAAATAAAATCAGCGACATGCTTGAGGCTGGTGTCTTTGATACATTCCGTGTAAAGACACATGCAATAGAAAGCGCCGTGGAGGTAGCCACAATGATACTCAGGATAGATGATGTCATTGCCAGCAAAAAATCTTCAGCACCTGCCGGAGGAGCCGGTGGCATGCCAGGAGGCATGGGCGGCGGTATGCCCGGTGGAATGGGCGGATACTGATTTTTTTAATTTTTTCCATATTTTAAAAAGTATAAATATTATTTAATAATGTTTTAACGGTGACATACAATGATGCAGTTTAATGTTAGTTCTACAGAAAGAGATTATGAAACTGATTATGATGTAATTATAATAGGTGCAGGTGCAGCAGGCTATTCTGCAGGTGTGTACATAAAAAGATCGGGCATGAGCGTTGCCATTATGGAACGTGAATCGGTGCCAGGAGGAAACACTGCAGTGTCCCCGCTTGTTGAGAACTATCTGGGATATACGGCCATAGAGGGTGCTGACCTTGCAGAAAATTTCAGGAAGCACTATGCACAGTACGGGAAAATAATTACTGAGATAGATGTAAGGGATATCAAAAAGGAAGGAGATAAATTCAAAATCACAACGAACCGTTCTGATTTCACAGCCAGGGCTGTTATAGTTACAACAGGTACAACCCACAGAAAAATGAACGTAAAGGGTGAGGATGAATATTACGGAAAAGGGATATCATACTGCTCCACATGCGATGGCTATTTATTCAAGGGCAAGGACGTTGCAGTTATAGGCGGCGGCAATTCAGGAGCCATATCAGCCCTGTACCTTGATGGAATAGCCAAAAATGTATCCATTATAGCACACTCAAAAATTAAAAAGTGTGAGGATGCCTACATAAAATCCATAGATGAAAAGAAAATCCCCTTTATACTGAATGCTGAAACCGAAGAATTTCTGGGTGATGGCAAGAAACTCAATGGATTAAAGTATAAAGACCTGAAAACCGGTGAGGAGAAGACTGTGAAACTGGATGGTGTATTTGTTTACATAGGTGTGATTCCACAGACATCCTTCCTTAAAAACATAGGTGTGAAACTCGATAACCACGGATTTATCATTGGTGATGAGAAGGGAAGGACAAACATTCCTGGAATATACGCGGCAGGAGACGTTCTATCCGGCAGTGAGGAACAGATAGCAACCGCAGTAGGAGATGGAAGTAAGGCCGCAATAACACTCTATACTGATTTAATAAATAAAAAGTTTTAAATTTATTCTTTTTCTATGGAATTTATGAAAAGGGATATACTTTCCGTTGCTGATATGCAGAACGACCTTGAAGATATAATAGATTTATCCATAAAGCTCAAGAAGGACAGGACAATTAAATTTTCTGAAAAAAAAATTCTTGGAATGATTTTTGAAAAGCCAAGTACAAGAACAAGGATATCACTGGAGGCTGCAATGGAGCAGCTCAATGGGCATGCTATTTACCTGAGCCCGAAGGATATGCACCTTGGTGACGGTGAAACAATAGCTGATACCGCCAGGGTAATGTCCAGGTTTCTTGATGTGATCTCATATCGTGCATTCGATTATAAGAATGTCAGGGAACTGGCCAAATATTCAACGGTACCGGTACTCAATGCACTGGACAATAGGGAGCATCCCATGCAGATTGTTGCAGACTTTATGACCATAATGGAGAAAAAGCACAGGCTTGAAGGGCTTAAAATGGCTTACATAGGCGATGGAAACAATATGGCAAACTCACTTCTTATAGGTGCTGCCATAACAGGCATGGATATATCAGTTGCGTGCCCGGAACACCATGATCCGGATCAGGATCTATTATACAGGGCCAGGGACATAGCCCTGAAAACAGGAAGCAGGATAGAGATAGTAAGAGACCCAAGAACTGCAGTGGATTCCTCAGATATAGTGTACACAGACGTATGGGTCTCAATGGGAGAGGAAAGCGAGAGGGAAAAAAAGGAAAAAGCCTTCAAAAATTTCCAGGTCAATGAGGACCTTGTAGATTTTGCAGATCGTAATTATATATTCATGCACTGCCTCCCTGCCAGAAGGGGCCTAGAAGTTACCGACGGTGTAATAGACGGTATACACAGCGTTGTATTCGATGAGGCTGAAAACAGGCTTTACAGTGAAAAGGGAGTAATATATACTGTGCTCTCATGATTTATTTTATGCACAATCAAACTTGAATTTACCTATCAAGATACCCATCCTAAACTTTTAATATTCATCTACTCTGTAAATTTGCCCACCCCTACAGAATCCCACAATTGCATTCTCCTCCTTGTTCTGACTATAAGCCAGAATATTGATGCAACAATCACTGTAGATGTGACAGTGGCAATAATATATACAGAATAAAGAAATATTGATAGAAAATAATAGGTGTGGTATCCACCTATAATCTGTATATGGTATAGAATGTAAATAACCGCCTCGATTGTCCCATATATAACTGTAAAATAAAGCAGCCAGCTGTAGTTTTCATGTAGCAGGTCATAATCATTTTTTATTTCATTGTATTCATTAAGTGGCTCATAAACAGCCTCGATTTCAGTCTCAGCCTCTGGTATTATTTTCCTGAATATTTCCAAAACATTCCCTTCTCCAGTTATCCTGATGCCTGATATGGTTTTTTCCAGTTCATCCATGAGGTCATTTGAATAAATAAACTCAAGCAATAGCTTCAGGAAAAGAAGGTCCGTTATATTCTTTTTCCTCTCGATATCTCTGAAAAGGGTTGCAATCAATCTGCCGAAGTACATTATTAGTACTGATGCGATTATAATATAAACCACTATAAGGCCCGGAAATCCTGGCACCATAATTATAAACCGGAATACGGGCTATTAAATGTATATGTATAATTGTTACAAATCAATCCATTTGCCTGTGTTTTAATGTTTAACTATCAGGCGTGGGCTCCACTTTCATGGGGGATAAATTCCAACCTTCTCAAGCGACCGGATCTAACTCGGATTCAATTTTCTTAAATTATTTAAATATTTAATGCCCTTACTGGTTGCTGTGTACCGCATTCCTGATCCATCCTCAATCATCTGCAGGTAACTCAACTTTAACATTTCGCTTATTAAATTTGTACAGTATCTATAATTTAAATTGCATCTGTACACGATTTTAGTTATGGACGTGGTCGGGTTTGATATTATGGATTCCAGTATTTCCCTCTGTATATCAACCTTGGATCTTTTGGCTCTGGAACTCAGGAATGGTTTTTTTACGGCATAGTTGTTAACCCTTACAATAATATTATAAAGACCAGAATTAAATCGCAATGATTTAACCAGCTGTATGTTAATAGAATCTGCCAGTTTTTTGATATTGCTATCTACCATGCCAGAATAAACTGCAATTCTGTTTTCCCGCTCTATCTCTTCCGGTATACTTACATTTTTTAAAATATTAATCTTGTCAATAATGGTACCTGGCAGAAACAATAAAAATATCTTAAGTCCTGTGGAGTCTTTCACTATTTTTGAATAGTTATTGCCTGTACCATGAGCCCCAATACACCAGCTTTCAAGTTCAAATGCATATTCATCATTATTCCTGACCATAAATATTAATTCAATCCTTAATATTAAACTTTTCTTATAGTGCCGAATAAATTTAATATAATATACTGAAGTTAGTGCCACATATAAACACTGTAAAATAAACCTTTTATACAAACCATATATTTTTATTTCCAGTTCATGAACGAATATCGTAATAAGTAGGTAAACTTTACTATCAAAATACGTATCTATTAATGGATGTAGTAATTTAAATTTATGGTATTTAAATATTGTCATATTATGTCATATTTATATTATAATATGATTAATAATTCATCAATAATATTGTATAAATTCATACAGGCAGCCCGACCTCGATTAGCATTATATTATTCCATATTCCTTTTATAATGACTTAAGCTCATTCAGGTAATTTTTCCCCTCTGAAGTTATTGTATATTTAATACCGTTCTTATATTCCATAACATCCACCATACCCTTCTGTATAAGATTTTCAAGCAATTTTATGGCATACTGGTAATTTAGGTTGCATTTGTATATTATCTTTGTAATATTTATCCCCTCACTGGAATTGACTGTATCCAGTATTTCCTTGATTATAAATATTTTCTCACGGCGCTGTATTTTTTCATATTTATTCTCAGGTTGCTGTAGTGGCTTTTCCACCTGGCTCGCAGGCACTTCAATTATCTTTGACATATTTGTATGGTTCAGTATTATCTTGTGGCATAGGGTAATATTAAATTTAAGTGATATTTCACGCAATTCCGGGGGAATCACACCTCCATATATTGCAATTTTTCTGGTATACTGATTCCTTGATACATTCTCTGTAAATTCTTTGATTTTCTTTATCTTGCTATCAGAACTTCCCCTGAGCATAACCACTGGAACTTCTTCTCCTGTTTTTATTGAGCGAAGGATTAGGTCCACCTTATATATATCCCCCCTACTGCTGACTATTCCGTTATACACTTCTTCCCATTCATTGCTGTCAAAAACTATAGTTGAATTCTTTACCATATTAAACCACTTCTCTTAAATTTTCTACACATACCATTGTTACCACCTAACATTTTTCGTTTTCCACGTTTTGCTCTTTCTCCCCGGATACAGAAGCATGCCTGCAATCCCTACAAAAACAATTGCCAGTATAATCTTTGAATAAATCAAAGTATATCCAAGATATGGAATAGAAAAGAGGACATGCCCCCTAACATCATAGGTCGGCACCGGGTCCGGGTCCTGTGATGGATTGGCCACACCCTTGGTCCTGAAATACTCATGCCCCCCTATATAGCATATCCTTATCACCTGGTGGGCAAACAAAGTACCATTTTCCCATGGAGCATTGAATACTATTATATCACCAACTTTCACTGAGGATGCTTTTATTGGCCCCACAAAAAGTATGGATCCAGGCTTTATAACAGGATACATGCTCCCTGTTGGATCGCCTATAACGAAGTAACTATGATCAGAAATTCCCGGCGCTATTGCTATTGATGCTATGCTCACAATAACCACTATAACAATAAGCCACTTTGAGTTCTTAAGTGCCTTTTTCAAATTGATTCTGTTTCCGGAAAACACGTTTTTGAAATTAAATGAGGATTTCATTATAAAATCTGAGATAAATATAACCAGGGAAAGGGTAATCATTTCCCACATAAGATAGTAGTATTTAGAAACATCAATGTTGATAGAAAGTGATGTAAAAACCATGAATATGAAGAGAAAACTGAGAATTCCTGCAAAATTGAATCCTGATTTATAGAAAATAAACAGCACTGTCAATGCCAGGAAGAATATGAAAATTATGTTGAAAACTGCAATAGAAAATATTGTTTTTGTGTCAATCAGGACATAATATGGATAATAAAATAATAGGACTGTGGACCCGAATATTAATCCTTCAATGGCAAAATTCTTTATTCCTGATTTTTCAATGCAGAGCAGTACAAGGTATAATGAAAATGCGGTAATAGCAGAATATGCCAGTGTTGAGGGAAGAACACCAGCATAGAAATGGAAAGTAATTTTATGGAAGGCTATTCCCGGCTCCAGCAGGAAAATTTCCATAAATATTCCCATGGCTGCCATCTTTACTATATCCATGTTAATGTTCAGCCTTATATTGAAAACCATTGGAAGAAGAGGAATAAGTGATAGCAACACTGTTATCCATGTATTTTTCAGATAAGCTAAGGATAGCTGGTACACTATTATGTATGCCAGTACAAGTGACAGTATTCTTTTCATTTCTCAACCCCTCTGTAGGAATAGACATAATTTTTGAAATCATGGGACACGAAGAAAAGTGAACTCTTTTTTATATAGAATAATGGTTCATGGTAGGCATCCGATAATTTAACCAGTTCATCAAATGTATCCACCTTTGTTACAATACCCTTCGGCATTGCTTCCACATCTATTATCCGGTCCCCGAACTCCTGAAGTTTCAGATCCAGTTTGCTTTTCTTTTTCGGAAAACCAATGTACGTGACAGCCAAGAAAACAAAAAGTATGGCTGATGGAATTATTATTATATATCCATATAAAACCGGCAGGCCTATTATAGGCTTGCTGCCGTAGGCATCTTTTATATCTGCTGTTCCAGTCATGCTGGCCGGGCTGCCATATTTCACCGAATAGTAATGGTTTCCCTGGCTTATCAGAAGGTAGGTGCTTGAGGAAATTCCACTTACAGGATCCTGGACAGTTATATTTATGTCAACTGTAGGGCTTGTTCCTGTATATCCAAGCTGGCTATCTATTTCAGCCGACTGATTATAAAGGCATGAAAGGTTTAAAGGAATCACCATGCCTGAAATAGTCCGGCTTCCGTTGAATTCCAGCGTTGAACTGTTTGAGCTGAATAGCTTGGACCATGAAGGGCTTGATGATATTACACCTATGGAATAGTCAATAAATACTGTTTGTTTACTGGAAGACAGAAAATTTGCGGTTATATATACTGTCATATTTTTCAGCAGTTTTTCATATATAACGGTTGGATTGTAAAGGTGATTAGAACTATACAGGCTATTATTTGTTATATTGGCCTCAAGGTTTACCTGCGCGCTTGATATGAAATTGGTTTCAGAGATTTCCCTGCTATGCTCCCTGGGCTCAAGTATAATAAATGAAGAAAAAATAATAGCGACTGCCAGAATTATTATAATTGCCAGATGCAGTTTTCTATTCATATAAATTGGATGTATGTAATTAGTTTAATCTTTATTTATTAAAAGTACTGAGTTGTGGTATTTATTTAATATTAGTACATTATATACTTATGTATTGTACAAACTATTGTTTTTTATCTATCTTATGGTCTAACTGTTTTAACTAATGCACCATATTTTAATTTCCTGTTTTATTATTTACAAATGACAGATTTATTTCTGGTGACTAAATGAATAAAAAGTTAGCCGTATTATTGGTAGTGCCAATTCTCATAGCAATGGGAGGAACATTTGCTTTCT of the Ferroplasma sp. genome contains:
- a CDS encoding FAD-dependent oxidoreductase; this translates as MMQFNVSSTERDYETDYDVIIIGAGAAGYSAGVYIKRSGMSVAIMERESVPGGNTAVSPLVENYLGYTAIEGADLAENFRKHYAQYGKIITEIDVRDIKKEGDKFKITTNRSDFTARAVIVTTGTTHRKMNVKGEDEYYGKGISYCSTCDGYLFKGKDVAVIGGGNSGAISALYLDGIAKNVSIIAHSKIKKCEDAYIKSIDEKKIPFILNAETEEFLGDGKKLNGLKYKDLKTGEEKTVKLDGVFVYIGVIPQTSFLKNIGVKLDNHGFIIGDEKGRTNIPGIYAAGDVLSGSEEQIATAVGDGSKAAITLYTDLINKKF
- the argF gene encoding ornithine carbamoyltransferase → MKRDILSVADMQNDLEDIIDLSIKLKKDRTIKFSEKKILGMIFEKPSTRTRISLEAAMEQLNGHAIYLSPKDMHLGDGETIADTARVMSRFLDVISYRAFDYKNVRELAKYSTVPVLNALDNREHPMQIVADFMTIMEKKHRLEGLKMAYIGDGNNMANSLLIGAAITGMDISVACPEHHDPDQDLLYRARDIALKTGSRIEIVRDPRTAVDSSDIVYTDVWVSMGEESEREKKEKAFKNFQVNEDLVDFADRNYIFMHCLPARRGLEVTDGVIDGIHSVVFDEAENRLYSEKGVIYTVLS
- a CDS encoding winged helix-turn-helix domain-containing protein, with amino-acid sequence MVRNNDEYAFELESWCIGAHGTGNNYSKIVKDSTGLKIFLLFLPGTIIDKINILKNVSIPEEIERENRIAVYSGMVDSNIKKLADSINIQLVKSLRFNSGLYNIIVRVNNYAVKKPFLSSRAKRSKVDIQREILESIISNPTTSITKIVYRCNLNYRYCTNLISEMLKLSYLQMIEDGSGMRYTATSKGIKYLNNLRKLNPS
- a CDS encoding winged helix-turn-helix domain-containing protein: MVKNSTIVFDSNEWEEVYNGIVSSRGDIYKVDLILRSIKTGEEVPVVMLRGSSDSKIKKIKEFTENVSRNQYTRKIAIYGGVIPPELREISLKFNITLCHKIILNHTNMSKIIEVPASQVEKPLQQPENKYEKIQRREKIFIIKEILDTVNSSEGINITKIIYKCNLNYQYAIKLLENLIQKGMVDVMEYKNGIKYTITSEGKNYLNELKSL
- a CDS encoding signal peptidase I gives rise to the protein MKRILSLVLAYIIVYQLSLAYLKNTWITVLLSLIPLLPMVFNIRLNINMDIVKMAAMGIFMEIFLLEPGIAFHKITFHFYAGVLPSTLAYSAITAFSLYLVLLCIEKSGIKNFAIEGLIFGSTVLLFYYPYYVLIDTKTIFSIAVFNIIFIFFLALTVLFIFYKSGFNFAGILSFLFIFMVFTSLSINIDVSKYYYLMWEMITLSLVIFISDFIMKSSFNFKNVFSGNRINLKKALKNSKWLIVIVVIVSIASIAIAPGISDHSYFVIGDPTGSMYPVIKPGSILFVGPIKASSVKVGDIIVFNAPWENGTLFAHQVIRICYIGGHEYFRTKGVANPSQDPDPVPTYDVRGHVLFSIPYLGYTLIYSKIILAIVFVGIAGMLLYPGRKSKTWKTKNVRW
- a CDS encoding DUF5305 family protein, coding for MNRKLHLAIIIILAVAIIFSSFIILEPREHSREISETNFISSAQVNLEANITNNSLYSSNHLYNPTVIYEKLLKNMTVYITANFLSSSKQTVFIDYSIGVISSSPSWSKLFSSNSSTLEFNGSRTISGMVIPLNLSCLYNQSAEIDSQLGYTGTSPTVDINITVQDPVSGISSSTYLLISQGNHYYSVKYGSPASMTGTADIKDAYGSKPIIGLPVLYGYIIIIPSAILFVFLAVTYIGFPKKKSKLDLKLQEFGDRIIDVEAMPKGIVTKVDTFDELVKLSDAYHEPLFYIKKSSLFFVSHDFKNYVYSYRGVEK